In Desulfonatronum thiosulfatophilum, the following are encoded in one genomic region:
- a CDS encoding glycosyltransferase family 2 protein translates to MLQTTAGRTAPHLFWNRLPVPVQDNLLLGSVGKLHLITMAEQALNQALSGTSAQASFCASLGVDMLLAAWEEDPLDGQLAGQLMMLQEKIPGLPEHLLAVFDYVARMWRQPEQNAYYARLINRRDTSKLLHFLEQMLGKDQENLFWWQQALAVGPYEQEWEWIDDCMNRHWPAAMPMLGQRIRAELRMLRGLPVTNEMLDIAKEIAMSKACGHRLLGDLAYTEGRREQALHHWRQTLRLRPWQTGLILKMHDVLQGVDSKKKVLPGKTAVLLYTYNKAEELAVTLDTLHKSDLHGAKVVVLDNASSDQTPDLLQSWIERLGPERFQVISLPVNIGAPAARNWLMHLPECDKADWLVYLDDDVSLPEDWLERLGAAQAAYPEAGVWGCKVVDFHNPAAIQSADLHVRELKSTDRPDASESWTSFRLSNLHHQVLDQGQFSYLRPCSSVTGCCHLFSRDVLLECGDFDLRFSPSQFDDLDHDLRLCLNDRPAIYTGHLEIGHLKRTGRATLNNAKQYGSAMANEYKLHHKYASDQVEQIASLDRNATREDLLAKVRTMKEHGELQEWM, encoded by the coding sequence ATGCTTCAAACAACCGCTGGGCGCACCGCACCCCATCTGTTCTGGAACCGACTGCCCGTCCCGGTGCAAGACAACCTCTTGCTGGGCAGCGTGGGCAAGCTGCACCTGATCACCATGGCCGAGCAGGCCCTCAATCAAGCGCTTTCAGGAACTTCAGCCCAGGCCTCCTTTTGCGCCTCACTGGGCGTGGACATGCTGCTGGCGGCCTGGGAAGAGGATCCGTTGGACGGTCAACTTGCCGGGCAACTAATGATGCTTCAGGAAAAAATTCCCGGCCTCCCCGAGCATTTGCTTGCCGTATTCGATTATGTGGCCAGGATGTGGCGACAGCCGGAACAAAACGCCTACTATGCGCGTTTGATCAATCGTCGAGACACCTCAAAGCTGCTTCATTTTCTTGAGCAGATGCTCGGCAAGGACCAGGAGAATCTCTTCTGGTGGCAACAGGCGCTCGCGGTGGGGCCCTACGAACAGGAATGGGAATGGATCGATGACTGCATGAACCGTCATTGGCCCGCGGCCATGCCCATGCTGGGTCAACGCATCCGTGCCGAACTGCGCATGTTGCGGGGGCTCCCGGTCACGAACGAGATGCTCGACATAGCCAAGGAAATAGCCATGTCCAAGGCATGTGGGCATCGGCTGCTGGGCGATCTGGCCTATACCGAAGGAAGACGCGAACAGGCGCTCCATCATTGGCGGCAAACCCTGCGCCTGCGTCCATGGCAGACCGGCCTCATCCTGAAGATGCACGATGTCCTGCAAGGCGTGGACAGTAAAAAAAAAGTGCTTCCGGGAAAAACGGCAGTCTTGCTGTACACATACAACAAGGCCGAGGAACTCGCCGTTACTCTGGACACTCTCCATAAATCCGATTTGCACGGCGCCAAGGTAGTGGTCCTGGACAATGCCAGTTCGGATCAAACTCCTGATCTGCTTCAAAGTTGGATAGAGAGACTCGGTCCGGAACGCTTTCAGGTGATCTCTCTGCCCGTGAACATCGGCGCCCCGGCGGCCCGGAACTGGCTGATGCACCTTCCTGAGTGCGACAAGGCGGATTGGCTCGTCTACCTGGACGACGACGTCAGCCTGCCGGAAGACTGGCTGGAGCGGCTTGGCGCGGCCCAAGCGGCCTACCCCGAGGCCGGGGTCTGGGGCTGCAAGGTAGTGGACTTTCATAACCCGGCCGCCATCCAGAGCGCGGATCTGCACGTACGCGAATTGAAGTCCACGGACCGCCCGGACGCTTCGGAAAGCTGGACCTCCTTCAGGCTGTCCAACCTGCACCATCAGGTTCTGGACCAGGGTCAGTTCAGCTATCTGCGGCCCTGCTCCTCGGTCACCGGCTGCTGCCACCTCTTTTCCCGGGACGTGTTGCTGGAATGCGGCGACTTTGACCTGCGCTTCTCGCCATCGCAATTCGACGACCTGGATCACGATCTGCGGCTGTGCCTGAACGACCGTCCGGCGATCTATACCGGCCACCTCGAAATCGGACACCTGAAGCGCACCGGACGGGCGACCCTGAACAATGCCAAGCAATACGGCAGCGCCATGGCCAACGAGTACAAGCTGCACCACAAGTACGCTTCGGACCAGGTGGAACAAATCGCCTCCCTGGACCGGAATGCGACCCGGGAAGACCTGCTGGCCAAGGTCCGGACCATGAAAGAACACGGCGAACTGCAGGAATGGATGTGA
- a CDS encoding protoporphyrinogen/coproporphyrinogen oxidase: MPHHHVAHLILGAGPTGLGAAQRLRELGVTDYLILEKGAHPGGLSASFRDDHGFTWDIGGHVVFSHYEYFDRLLDDLLGRDYLAHQRKAMIRIAGAWVPYPFQNNIRHLPPDLQWQCIEGLLSLKDTAPTSGTPAHFHDWILQVFGNGIADLFLFPYNFKVWAHPPETMAWNWIGERVSVVDLRRVLKNVVFQQDDVSWGPNNLFRFPLYGGTGEIFSRLARRHADHLRLNAKVTRIDATARMVTCADGSAITYDNLLNTAPLDWLVLTALRTGSGPPEPVRAAARNLKHNGVHILGVGLDGTREDDTCWMYFPEYSNPFYRVTNFHNYSPNNTGRPGEQRALMAEVSFSGHKPVDGAALLHETISGLEDVELMRKDDAHRIVSTWEHAEDYGYPIPCLDRDAALNVIQPWLESLGIYSRGRFGGWKYEVGNMDHSVMQGVEWAERMVLQRPEATYSLPRTS, encoded by the coding sequence ATGCCCCACCACCATGTCGCCCATCTGATTCTCGGCGCCGGCCCCACCGGTTTGGGCGCGGCCCAACGCCTCCGGGAACTGGGCGTCACGGACTACCTGATCCTGGAAAAAGGCGCCCATCCCGGCGGCCTCTCGGCCAGTTTCCGCGACGACCACGGCTTCACCTGGGACATCGGCGGCCATGTGGTCTTTTCCCACTACGAGTATTTCGACCGTCTGCTGGACGACCTCCTGGGTCGGGACTACCTGGCACACCAGCGCAAGGCCATGATCCGCATTGCCGGAGCCTGGGTTCCCTACCCGTTCCAGAACAACATCCGCCATCTTCCGCCGGACCTGCAATGGCAATGCATCGAAGGATTGCTCAGCCTGAAAGACACAGCGCCGACCTCCGGGACTCCCGCCCATTTCCACGACTGGATCCTTCAGGTCTTTGGCAACGGCATCGCCGATCTGTTCCTCTTTCCCTACAACTTCAAGGTCTGGGCTCATCCGCCGGAAACCATGGCCTGGAACTGGATCGGGGAACGGGTCAGCGTGGTGGACCTGCGCCGCGTTCTGAAGAACGTCGTCTTTCAACAGGACGACGTGTCCTGGGGACCGAACAATCTGTTCCGCTTCCCCCTGTACGGCGGCACCGGGGAAATCTTCTCCCGCCTGGCCCGCCGCCATGCGGACCACCTCCGTCTCAACGCGAAGGTCACCAGGATCGACGCCACAGCAAGGATGGTCACCTGCGCCGACGGAAGCGCCATCACCTACGACAATCTGCTGAACACCGCCCCCCTGGACTGGCTGGTCCTGACCGCTCTGCGCACAGGGAGCGGTCCTCCCGAACCAGTCCGTGCCGCGGCCCGGAATCTGAAGCACAACGGAGTGCATATCCTGGGCGTCGGTCTGGACGGAACACGGGAGGACGACACCTGCTGGATGTACTTTCCGGAATACTCCAACCCCTTCTATCGGGTCACCAACTTCCACAACTACTCTCCCAACAACACGGGCCGCCCCGGCGAACAGCGCGCCCTGATGGCCGAGGTTTCCTTTTCCGGACACAAGCCCGTGGACGGCGCGGCCTTGTTGCACGAGACCATCTCCGGACTGGAGGACGTGGAACTGATGCGGAAGGATGACGCCCATCGCATCGTTTCCACCTGGGAACACGCAGAGGACTACGGCTACCCGATCCCCTGCCTGGACCGGGACGCGGCCCTGAACGTAATCCAGCCCTGGCTGGAATCCCTGGGCATCTATTCCCGGGGACGCTTCGGCGGCTGGAAATACGAGGTGGGGAACATGGACCACTCGGTGATGCAGGGCGTGGAATGGGCGGAACGGATGGTCCTTCAACGTCCGGAGGCCACCTACTCCCTGCCCCGGACCTCATGA
- a CDS encoding glycosyltransferase family 2 protein has product MMRVPLLSIVIPVSDQWPLTRQCLHSLRSATPGDFFEVIVVDNASRDATLEACSPLGHELFGERFTCLRQDMNLGFGPACNLAAHKAQGELLFFLNNDTVPSPRWFEPLREALAAEPDLGAVGPLLIYPHTQRRVENLTEAEGTSQISSESPRIQHLGIAFCLQKRPHHLYEHFPTLHPLVRKQRRVLALTGAALLLPRTLFLSLGGFFPGYVNGYEDLELCARIRQQGLGLQCVPESAIIHYSSQTPGRFDRDQANAGLLHERCAALITPDLHRQLARDGLKLDLTPWLLPHASLPDEDCERLAPHARSPLPTLLDLLEAHPLWSAGYEAAGRLLQEKSAWTQALEIRLRQANLRPSLAAYTHLLRAALKSGEKDLAAETQSKITIINRILAEPHALRKKAAQMANQARMLGEDDLERLYREACTPDH; this is encoded by the coding sequence ATGATGCGGGTCCCTCTGCTGTCCATCGTCATCCCGGTCAGCGACCAGTGGCCCTTGACCCGGCAATGCCTGCACAGCCTGCGATCCGCCACCCCCGGTGACTTCTTCGAAGTGATCGTGGTGGACAATGCCTCGCGGGATGCCACCCTGGAGGCTTGCTCTCCCTTGGGTCATGAACTGTTCGGGGAGCGATTCACCTGCCTGCGCCAGGACATGAACCTGGGCTTTGGACCGGCCTGCAATCTGGCCGCGCATAAAGCCCAAGGCGAACTGCTGTTTTTTCTGAACAACGACACCGTACCCAGTCCCCGCTGGTTCGAGCCTCTTCGCGAAGCCTTGGCCGCGGAGCCGGATCTGGGCGCGGTGGGACCGCTGCTGATCTATCCCCACACCCAACGCCGCGTCGAAAACCTTACGGAAGCGGAGGGGACATCGCAAATCAGTTCCGAAAGCCCTCGCATCCAGCACCTGGGAATCGCATTTTGCCTGCAAAAGCGCCCCCATCATCTCTATGAGCACTTTCCCACCCTGCACCCCCTGGTCAGGAAACAGCGCCGAGTCCTGGCCCTGACCGGCGCGGCTCTGCTTCTGCCGCGCACTCTGTTTCTATCCCTTGGCGGTTTTTTTCCCGGCTACGTCAACGGCTACGAAGACCTGGAACTCTGCGCCCGCATCCGCCAGCAGGGTCTGGGCCTGCAGTGCGTTCCGGAGAGTGCGATTATTCACTACTCCAGCCAGACCCCCGGCCGCTTCGACCGCGATCAGGCCAACGCCGGCCTGCTCCACGAACGCTGCGCCGCGCTGATCACCCCGGACCTACACCGCCAACTCGCCCGGGACGGCCTGAAACTGGACCTGACCCCATGGCTGCTGCCCCATGCCTCCCTGCCGGATGAGGATTGCGAACGTCTCGCCCCCCACGCCCGATCCCCCTTGCCCACCCTGCTCGACCTGCTGGAAGCCCATCCGCTCTGGAGCGCCGGGTACGAAGCCGCTGGTCGTCTTTTGCAAGAGAAGTCAGCCTGGACCCAGGCTTTAGAAATTCGCCTGCGCCAAGCCAACCTCCGCCCCTCCCTCGCCGCCTACACGCATCTGTTGCGGGCCGCGCTGAAAAGCGGAGAAAAGGATCTGGCCGCTGAAACGCAAAGCAAGATCACCATCATCAACCGCATTCTCGCCGAACCCCATGCCCTGCGCAAAAAAGCCGCGCAAATGGCAAATCAGGCCCGGATGCTGGGGGAGGACGACCTGGAACGGCTATATCGCGAGGCCTGCACGCCAGATCATTGA
- a CDS encoding type II toxin-antitoxin system VapC family toxin — MNLLLDTQALLWFLLDDLRLSQKGRELMMRAERTVFVSPASLWEIAIKISLGKYTLPEPFEHFWNRQLQENALTLLPITLNHTSRIINLPFHHKDPFDRLLIAQSLEEQVPIVSSDAIFDAYGVHRLW; from the coding sequence ATGAACTTGCTCCTGGACACCCAGGCCCTGCTTTGGTTTCTGTTGGACGATCTCAGGCTGAGTCAAAAAGGGCGAGAGTTGATGATGCGCGCCGAGAGGACGGTTTTTGTCAGTCCCGCCAGTCTTTGGGAGATAGCCATCAAGATAAGTCTGGGAAAATACACCCTCCCAGAACCTTTTGAACACTTTTGGAACAGGCAACTACAAGAAAACGCACTGACCCTTTTGCCCATAACCCTGAACCACACATCGCGAATCATCAACCTGCCTTTTCACCACAAAGACCCGTTTGACCGTTTACTCATTGCTCAGTCTTTAGAGGAACAAGTCCCCATCGTGAGCAGCGATGCCATCTTTGATGCGTACGGTGTACATCGCTTGTGGTGA
- a CDS encoding nucleotidyltransferase domain-containing protein translates to MRLDSSQVARILKIVAEHAGSDSRVSVYGSRLDDRARGGDIDLFIETAAPMPRWEQARMLAALEDELGLPVDILVKCVHAPDTPFESMARSRAVVLNQAEQ, encoded by the coding sequence ATGAGACTGGACTCATCGCAAGTTGCAAGAATTTTGAAAATAGTTGCCGAACATGCCGGAAGCGACAGCCGCGTCTCCGTCTACGGCTCACGACTTGACGACAGAGCCAGAGGGGGCGACATTGATCTTTTCATTGAAACCGCGGCTCCCATGCCACGCTGGGAACAGGCTCGCATGCTGGCCGCTCTCGAGGACGAACTTGGCCTGCCGGTTGACATCCTCGTGAAGTGCGTTCATGCCCCGGACACTCCCTTTGAATCCATGGCCAGATCCCGGGCCGTGGTCCTGAACCAGGCTGAACAATGA
- a CDS encoding glycosyltransferase family A protein: MPPQPTIRDNISWLHRFQGYFDPAHAVWAAQKLLESLEPSQDPQSAARVDLAAGLLRQAMVLNPCDPNVRGLLLQLLPMAGSSPDFQAWFNTLPDDATGLTMEQAHPFIEQCGDDPSHLEQILTTSGEPLLHFLGLKKFWQWGEKERFERWTERFTQGPYGKATAPLLAWATWKSGDEHRTRELLNKGPESFLSLNLRAELALHEGEADTARMHWLRSLAWEPHQPHLRYRLCELDQPAPDMALVDKNKVHIGFYTFNKLETTLRTLESLLASHIGPAQITLLNNGSTTFPPEDLDRAVQTLAQGRPVNVIHLPVNIGAPAARNWLFTLPETRQADYLAYLDDDVLLPEDWLACYLQDFQLFPKAVVVGPKGVNPGDIRTIQYVYRYFQETGDKTIRFTNNAPLFMDLGQFDYRRPCLSVMGCCHLFDLKKWERLGLPGFDVRFSPSQVDDLEHDIQIWKAGGQAVYDGRVEMVSSCHDQRRAPQDAAWNAHILGNHIKMEHKFTERELAEIDRDSRGADQAFWRDMISNDGNLLNRAYG, encoded by the coding sequence ATGCCGCCGCAACCGACCATCCGAGACAACATCTCCTGGCTGCACCGTTTCCAGGGCTATTTCGATCCCGCCCATGCCGTCTGGGCCGCGCAAAAACTCCTGGAGAGTCTGGAGCCGTCCCAGGATCCCCAGTCTGCCGCCCGCGTCGATTTGGCCGCCGGATTGTTGCGCCAGGCCATGGTGTTGAACCCTTGCGATCCCAATGTCCGCGGATTGCTGTTGCAGCTTCTGCCCATGGCCGGGTCATCTCCGGACTTTCAGGCCTGGTTCAATACCCTGCCTGACGACGCGACCGGATTGACCATGGAGCAGGCCCATCCGTTCATCGAGCAGTGCGGAGACGACCCGTCGCACCTGGAGCAAATTCTGACAACCTCCGGCGAGCCCCTGCTCCATTTTCTGGGGCTGAAAAAATTTTGGCAATGGGGGGAGAAGGAGCGGTTCGAGAGGTGGACCGAGCGGTTCACCCAAGGTCCGTATGGCAAGGCTACGGCTCCGCTACTGGCCTGGGCGACGTGGAAATCCGGAGATGAGCACCGGACCCGCGAACTGCTGAACAAGGGGCCGGAGAGTTTTCTCAGCCTGAACCTGCGCGCTGAATTGGCTCTGCACGAAGGCGAAGCAGACACGGCCAGAATGCACTGGCTGCGCTCCCTGGCCTGGGAGCCGCACCAGCCGCACCTGCGCTACCGCCTCTGTGAGCTGGATCAGCCCGCTCCGGATATGGCTCTGGTGGACAAAAACAAGGTGCACATCGGTTTCTATACCTTCAACAAGCTGGAAACCACCCTGCGCACCCTGGAAAGCCTCCTGGCCTCGCACATCGGCCCGGCCCAAATCACCCTGCTCAACAACGGCTCCACGACCTTCCCGCCGGAAGATCTGGACAGAGCGGTTCAGACTCTGGCCCAGGGCCGCCCCGTGAACGTGATCCATCTGCCCGTGAACATCGGCGCCCCGGCGGCCCGCAACTGGCTGTTCACCCTCCCGGAAACCCGTCAGGCCGACTACCTAGCCTACCTGGACGACGACGTGCTCCTGCCCGAGGACTGGCTGGCCTGCTACCTCCAGGATTTTCAGCTCTTCCCCAAAGCCGTGGTCGTGGGCCCAAAGGGCGTCAACCCCGGTGACATCCGAACCATCCAATACGTGTATCGCTATTTCCAGGAAACCGGCGACAAGACCATCCGCTTCACCAACAACGCCCCCCTGTTCATGGACCTCGGCCAGTTTGACTACCGCCGGCCCTGCCTGTCGGTCATGGGCTGCTGCCATCTTTTTGACCTGAAAAAGTGGGAACGACTGGGCCTCCCGGGCTTCGACGTCCGCTTTTCCCCTTCCCAGGTGGACGACCTGGAACACGACATCCAGATCTGGAAGGCCGGAGGGCAGGCCGTGTATGATGGACGGGTGGAGATGGTCAGTTCCTGCCACGATCAACGCCGCGCCCCCCAGGACGCGGCATGGAACGCCCATATACTGGGCAACCATATCAAGATGGAGCACAAATTCACGGAACGCGAACTGGCGGAGATTGATCGGGATTCACGTGGGGCGGATCAGGCTTTTTGGCGGGACATGATAAGCAATGACGGGAACCTCTTGAACAGGGCTTACGGATGA
- a CDS encoding type II toxin-antitoxin system VapC family toxin produces MFLYLDTSSLVKLYVEEEGSEEVALLVESASYCATSIVAYAEARAAFARRTREQAFSLEDFQQIKLALERDWGRYVVLTLDFSLVAQAGELAEKHALRGFDSIHLASAMSLRDQVTSGVLFSAWDSRLLSAAKAEGLE; encoded by the coding sequence ATGTTCCTCTATCTGGACACCAGCAGCCTCGTAAAACTCTATGTCGAGGAAGAGGGCTCCGAAGAAGTCGCATTGCTTGTGGAATCCGCATCGTACTGCGCAACATCCATTGTTGCCTATGCCGAGGCGCGGGCTGCTTTTGCCAGGAGAACCCGTGAACAGGCATTCAGTTTGGAAGACTTTCAGCAAATCAAGCTTGCTCTGGAAAGGGACTGGGGCCGCTATGTGGTGCTCACCCTCGACTTCAGCTTGGTCGCACAGGCCGGAGAGCTTGCGGAAAAACACGCCTTGAGGGGTTTCGACTCCATCCATCTTGCCTCCGCGATGAGTTTGCGTGATCAAGTAACCTCAGGTGTTCTCTTCTCGGCCTGGGATTCTCGCCTGCTGTCCGCGGCAAAAGCCGAGGGGCTTGAATAA
- a CDS encoding type II toxin-antitoxin system Phd/YefM family antitoxin yields the protein MVAVGIRQFKENMGHYVELLKSGQEIILTDRKKQIAKITPFGMSDTENAVRQMVLDGKASWGGGSPQALQDRVQIKGKGVADAVVEDRR from the coding sequence ATGGTAGCAGTAGGCATACGCCAGTTCAAGGAAAACATGGGGCATTACGTTGAATTGTTGAAAAGCGGTCAGGAGATCATCCTTACGGATCGCAAGAAACAGATTGCCAAGATCACGCCTTTTGGCATGTCCGACACCGAGAACGCCGTTCGTCAGATGGTCCTGGACGGCAAAGCGAGCTGGGGCGGCGGCAGCCCGCAAGCTCTCCAGGATCGTGTCCAGATCAAGGGCAAAGGGGTCGCCGATGCTGTCGTCGAGGATAGGCGGTGA
- a CDS encoding ATP-binding protein, whose translation MTYIKRDMEEYLISMSKKFPVVTLTGPRQSGKSTLARKVFPEKHYVSCEDPDILLFARQDPRGFLKTYENAVIDEAQKVPEIFSYIQTVVDQRDQPGQFILTGSSDFLLFEKISQSLAGRTAVLRLLPFSLGEISPSHPREDYEDYLFTGFYPRIYKMGIPAQDFYPGYVQTYVERDVRTLKNISDLGQFQLFLKLCAGRTGQLLNMSALANECGISHTTVKSWISLLEAGYIVFLLRPYHQNFGKRLVKMPKLYFYDPGLATYLLEIQSPEQLHTHYLKGALFESLVIVELIKKRYNQGKQMNCYFWRDKTGNEVDCLIDRGASQIPLEIKAGRTVSPDFFKGLEYYVKLAGDSAARPCVVYGGNANQNRSNADVISWNKIEDLLS comes from the coding sequence ATGACCTATATCAAACGGGACATGGAAGAGTATCTGATCTCCATGTCCAAAAAATTTCCGGTGGTTACCCTGACCGGGCCAAGGCAGTCCGGCAAATCGACTCTGGCCCGAAAAGTGTTTCCGGAAAAACACTACGTCTCTTGCGAAGACCCGGACATACTGCTCTTTGCCCGACAGGATCCGCGCGGTTTCTTGAAGACTTATGAAAACGCGGTCATTGACGAGGCCCAGAAGGTTCCCGAGATCTTTTCCTATATCCAGACCGTGGTGGATCAACGGGATCAGCCGGGGCAATTCATCCTCACCGGCTCCAGTGACTTTTTGCTCTTTGAAAAGATCAGTCAGTCTCTTGCCGGAAGAACCGCCGTGCTCAGACTTCTTCCTTTTTCCCTGGGCGAAATATCCCCATCCCATCCTCGCGAAGATTATGAGGACTATCTGTTCACCGGCTTTTATCCGCGGATATACAAGATGGGCATCCCGGCGCAGGACTTTTATCCCGGCTATGTCCAGACCTATGTTGAGCGAGATGTGCGGACGCTAAAAAATATCTCCGATCTTGGGCAATTCCAGCTTTTTCTCAAATTGTGCGCGGGCAGGACCGGGCAGCTCCTGAACATGTCCGCTCTGGCCAATGAGTGCGGTATATCGCATACCACGGTAAAATCGTGGATATCCCTGCTGGAAGCCGGCTACATTGTTTTTCTGCTCCGCCCGTATCATCAAAATTTCGGCAAAAGACTGGTCAAGATGCCCAAGCTGTATTTTTATGATCCGGGCCTTGCGACATATCTCCTGGAAATCCAAAGCCCGGAACAGCTCCACACCCATTACCTGAAAGGCGCCTTGTTCGAATCCCTGGTAATCGTCGAGTTGATCAAGAAACGGTACAACCAGGGCAAGCAGATGAATTGCTACTTTTGGAGAGATAAAACCGGAAATGAGGTAGACTGCCTCATTGACCGGGGAGCTTCGCAGATCCCTCTGGAAATCAAGGCCGGTCGAACAGTATCCCCGGACTTCTTCAAGGGATTGGAGTATTACGTTAAACTTGCTGGGGATTCCGCGGCCAGGCCCTGTGTCGTGTATGGCGGCAACGCAAACCAGAACAGGAGCAATGCCGATGTGATTTCATGGAACAAGATCGAGGACTTGCTGTCTTGA
- a CDS encoding RNA-binding domain-containing protein, whose amino-acid sequence MNLPQSENQYVEFKSEKVAAKDLTEEIVAFANGEGGEIWLGVEDDGQVSGLSRTYEADVMNICRGAVRPPLTPEYTEFVVDAKTVARIIIPKGPDRPYATSRDRYLVRVGSTKRIASREELIRLFQASGFFHYDLVPLDQARTAHLDHSAIEEYFSRYRISFSGESEEEKTRLLAASDITDANAKPTVGGLLVFGINPESILHQAGIAFAHFKGLELESDLLDKKIFGGSLPRQVDNALAAIKANIPIGSTITGTRRMDAPHYPDKVFRELLVNAVVHRNYSIIGSQIRVLLFADRIEFLSPGRLPNTVTIEKLSVGTSFARNPLLVRLMGNLGYMDRLGRGLPMVCQEPGKLNKSVTFEEAGEVFRVVLEM is encoded by the coding sequence ATGAACCTGCCGCAATCGGAAAACCAGTATGTGGAATTCAAATCCGAAAAGGTTGCCGCCAAGGACCTGACCGAGGAAATCGTGGCCTTTGCCAATGGCGAGGGCGGAGAAATCTGGCTGGGGGTGGAGGACGACGGGCAAGTGTCCGGCCTCTCCCGCACGTATGAAGCAGACGTCATGAACATCTGCCGCGGTGCCGTCAGGCCCCCCTTGACCCCGGAATACACCGAGTTCGTTGTTGACGCCAAAACAGTGGCCCGGATCATTATCCCCAAGGGTCCGGACCGTCCCTACGCCACATCCCGCGACCGCTATCTGGTCCGGGTCGGCTCCACCAAACGAATAGCCTCCCGTGAGGAGCTGATCCGCCTTTTCCAGGCCTCGGGCTTTTTTCACTACGATCTGGTCCCCCTGGACCAGGCCCGCACGGCTCACCTGGATCATTCGGCCATTGAGGAATATTTTTCCCGGTACCGGATCAGTTTCAGCGGGGAAAGTGAAGAAGAAAAAACACGCCTGCTCGCCGCCAGCGACATCACCGACGCAAACGCCAAACCCACCGTGGGAGGGCTGTTGGTCTTCGGCATCAACCCGGAAAGCATCCTGCACCAGGCCGGGATCGCCTTTGCCCACTTCAAGGGCTTGGAACTGGAATCGGACCTCTTGGACAAGAAGATCTTCGGCGGCAGCCTGCCGCGCCAGGTGGACAACGCCCTGGCCGCCATCAAGGCCAACATCCCCATTGGTTCAACCATCACCGGCACCCGCCGGATGGACGCCCCCCACTATCCGGACAAGGTCTTCCGGGAACTGCTGGTCAATGCCGTGGTCCATCGCAACTACAGCATCATCGGCTCCCAAATCCGGGTCTTGCTCTTTGCGGACCGGATCGAATTTCTGAGCCCCGGACGGCTGCCAAACACCGTGACCATCGAAAAGCTTTCCGTCGGCACCAGCTTCGCCCGCAACCCGCTTCTGGTCCGGCTGATGGGAAACCTGGGCTACATGGACCGGCTGGGGCGCGGATTGCCCATGGTCTGCCAGGAGCCCGGGAAATTGAACAAGTCGGTCACGTTTGAGGAGGCAGGGGAGGTGTTTCGCGTGGTTTTGGAAATGTAA